A stretch of DNA from Melospiza melodia melodia isolate bMelMel2 chromosome Z, bMelMel2.pri, whole genome shotgun sequence:
TGCTAGGCTAAATAACTCCCATTGAGTGGGAAGCATGTCCACTTCCCTCTGGAGGCCATGGCTCAGCTCCCATGCCCAGGTCCCCACTTACTTGGCCGTGGGACGAGTGAAGACCTGGGtgcctgctttgctgagagcGCCCAGGCACTGCAGGTGCTGGGGGATCTCTGTGTCAGGCATAGCAGCAACAAAGAGGTGGTGGGGCAGAGGGAATCCTCCTCAGCCTGCCCCATCCCCGCCCTGGGGCTGGCGGGTGGGTGGGTGTGTGGTTTGTGTGCATCCATTGCCATTGCCATTGCCATTGCCGTGGGTCAGTCACCAGGGGAAGGCGTCCATCCTGACAGAGGCAAGCAGGAGGGGGTGAGATGGAGAGGGGCTCAGCCAGATCATCCACCCCAGCTGGGCCATTCCCTACTGTGACCTACCCTGCCCATCCCAAGCATTGCCTTATCCCAGCGGATCCAGAAACAAATTTAAATTCAAGGCAAGCACAAACCAGGAAAGAGTTGTTCCCTAAATGCCTCTGTGCTCCAGCCGTGGCTCTGACAGTTCTCCCGGGCTTTGCACCAGGAGCTGAACCCCAccctcccacagagaaggatCTAGAATGGGTGCAGCACCCTCACTCTACTCACCCCCGTCACCTACCTCTTCAGGCCTGACTTAGACCCGCTGCCGCCTCTGCTTCTTGGGTCTGCCCCTGGGACGCTGGGTCTGCCCCTTCTTCCTGTTCTTGTCATTCTTGGCCCTCTTGTCCAGCTGCTGAATCAACTTCAGGACAGTGTCGTCAGTGGGAGAGGCACAGATTTTCCTGTTCCTCTTGGTGATGAGCCTGGGGGAGCAGCAGAAAGATTTTCTGggggaggagcagagggaggacagggaaggGTTTGTCTGAAGCCAGACTGCTCCAAGCGGTCCTGGCCACCACAGGGTACTCACACAACAGAACGGAGGTAACAGCCCGACTCGGGTCCCTGTTGGCGGTAGGATGTCACCACACCACCGAGGATCTCCTTCTTCAAAGGTCTGTTCTTCAGgcagcagtccaaggctgagcttcCAATGCCTGTGAGCAAGGAGGgcatgtgggatttgggatcgccAGTGAGTCAGGACACcttcagcacagaatgtgaaCTGACAGCACGGGGCTTCTTTGGTGTCACGGATCAGGGAGATCCTAGGCACCACGTGGGGTTGGAAGCTGTGAACCCCAGTGCCCTGTGGGTTTGGAAGCTCTGAACCCCAGTGCCCAGGTCAGACCTGGTCCCAGGAATACGAGACACCACATCTGAGAGTGGtggcagggaaactgaggcagagatGAGCACCTTGCAAAGGTACTGAACATCATTCTGCTCTTTTCACCAGGcacatgcacacagacacactccAAGCCAAGCAAGCCCTGCCAGCCAAtgccacaggcacacacacacacagagccctacaCACACCTGCACACCCCAGGGCCCTACAAACACCACCCCACACCCTGCGCACACCCCAGTGAGGACCCCCACACCCCatcccagcagagcaggcaggagggcTCCCTGCCCCTCACCTTGAGCCTGGGCAATGAGCAGggaggcagccagcagcagcagcagcagcaggaaggggcgGAGAGCCATGGTGCTGCCAGGGGCGCTGAGCAGGGCAAGGCTCGGGAGCAGGGCAAGGCTCGGGAGCAGGGCAAGGCTTGGGAGCAGGACACGCACTGCTGCCTCGTGCTGAGGCTGCTCCTATTTATCTGTGCATTCCTTGCTTTCGTTTTTGGACAGCTTGGCAGGCAGCCCACCAGCCGGCCAAGGGCTGGGTGATGCACGAGTAGAGGGTGGGGGATTCCTGGAAGCTGCAAGCCCCCCTTTACAGGCACGTCCTGtcttgttcccagctgcccatCACAGGGGGGTGCCAGGTAGGGGCCGTGCTGGAGACACAACTCCCTTCACAGCTCGATGGGTTTGTGGGCTCCAGTTTCCTACACAGTCTCACAACCTGCCACTACCTGCTCTGAGAGGGTCGGGTGTTTATTCCCATGAAATGGATCCTGGAAGGTGGCCAAGCCTTCAAAGAAACCAAGGAGTCAACCTGGTTTGCTCCCCCATTTGGTGATTTGCTTCCAAGCCAACCACCAACACAAATAGTAGGTGAGAAGTGGCTCAGGGTGAGCCCAAACCCCTTCCCCCTGAGCCCCCATCCGTGTCTGGCTGCCTTGGGGATGAATCCAGCTGAACAAAGCTGAATAGAGCTGTAGGGCTGGGATGTGTGAGGGCCAGTCTGACTGAAATGGGGCCGGGGAAAACATCACAGCTCATCGTATTTTGGTGCTGATATCAAATTGAGGGAAGCTGGGGTGAGTGGGGACCTTGAgtagctgaaggaatgtgctgacAAGGATGTGAAAACCCACAGCAGCGTGACATGGCCCTGTGCAGCTGGACATAGCTGGACAGATGGGGACCACATACAAATGAACCCAGAGAGCTGAACAGGACCCCACAGGAAATTCCTGTGGTGATAAAACCCATTCAAGGAGATGGCCTTTGTTACTGGAGCAAGCCCTGAGCAGCTAGTGTGACACCAGTCCTGCTGTGGGGAAAGGACAGTCAGACATTTTTCAGGTAATCACCAGAGCACGGTCTGGAAGAGACCAAGGTGGTTTCATAACTGCTTTGGGCCACCTGTTTCAGTGGTTGATACATCCTCAAGTTGAAAACATTTCCCTCGCTGTTTAATTGGAGTTTCCTGTGATGGGTCTGTGGTGTCGCTGCCTCtcaccctgctccagagccccagCACCTCTCCAGCCCCCCTGGACAACCCCCAGCAGCAGGAATTCCCCCTTGCCATCCTTCACCACTCACTGCTAATAGCCTCTCTTTGCTGACCTCCAGCTCCTTGGACAGCTCCTGTCCCAGTGCTCATGCCAGCTGTGTCCTAGGAGCCCTAATGGAATGGGCAGCCCTCATGGGGTCTAACCAAGGATAGTGGGGATCAAACCCCTTTGAGAGGCCTGCTGCCTGAGAGCTGGGCTGTAACACCAGGACCTTCCACCAGTTTCTGTCAATGACCCTGACAAACAGACATCAAGGACCATGAGCAGCCCGGGAGAAGCCCAAAGTCACAGCTgctgcagaaagcagagctgtgtAAGGTGCCCACTCTCTCGTTCCCCTCGGCAGGGAGAAGGCAGTGCTGGAGTCATGGACCACCAACAACTGCCAGCCAGGAGAGCAGCATTCCTCTGGGACAGTGGGGcagtgtgccagggctgcactcCTGGGGCTTCCTCCATCCCTCATGCATGGAGATCCCGTTCAGGGGGTGCCCAGATGGGGGGAGGCAAATCCCCCCACACTTGTGCagcacagaggctgctggggtGCCGGGCAGCAGAGCCTGAGGCAGGCAGCAGGTTGGGCAGTAGCAGGTTGTCTGCAGGTGCATCTCCCCAGGGTACTTGGCAGCATGGGGAAGGAGTTCCCAGAGGCATCCTGTGTGCTGTCACCCATCTCCCTAATCCCAAAGCACTGGTGGCATCAGGACAGGGCAGAAAATGAGAGCCATGCTGGTATTAGTGCCTTGCCAGCCCTTTCTTGTGCAACTTCCGCAGACAGCAGTGCCTGGGTGCTCGCAAAGGAGCCCAGGGGAGCTCTGCagtcccagcacagagcccagattCCTCCCTTACCCAGTCTGTGTCCCACTAAGACAGCAAGATCCTGGAAAGTCCCTGGCTCTCTGAGTGTTTTGAAGACACCACAGCAGCAACCTCTGGCCAGAGGCCAGCCCCAAACACGGTCTGAGCTGCTGAGTAGGGTCAGGGCACGTGTTTCCCTTCCCAGAGGCATCAGTCTTTGGCAATTCCCTGTTGCTGTGACTTGCACCTCTAACAAAGCATCTGCATGAGCAGGCTCTCACTCTTCCCAGGGAAGGTGGCTGGAGAGGTCCCAGGAGGGAAAGGGGCACTTGGCAATTGCAGACACATCTGCATGCTTGAGCAGCAGGGCCCCTTGGAAAGCAGTCTGGGGGTCCGTGCCTTGTCTCCCCTTCTGCCTCCCTTCCCTCAGACCATCTCCCTTCACTCCTTGCTCTTGATGTGCCTTTCTCTGTCACCTGTTTCCCCAACCCAAGGAGAAAGAAGGAAGCTTCTGGCAATGAGAGGTGAGTGAGCATCTCTGTTTGAAGGAATAACCAAACTTTTGAGACACAGAGGAACTGACAGTAGTAGGGGTGGAGACAAGGTTTTTCAGGGGTCTCAAACACCATCAGCCTCCAGCATCTGGGTAGGCACAATTTCCTGCACATAACCCATTCCTCATTTACCTGGGCTCCTGCAGTGACTCCTTTTTCTATGGCTCATAGGTGCAGGATGGAGGCAGACACGGGGAGGGATGCACAGCCAGGCAGGATGCCCTCTGAGGTGTCTCAGCTACAGAGAGTCCATCTCTGACCACAGGGTCTGCGTCTAACACTGTACAGAGCCATTGCAATGAGGGTTTGTACGATGATGCCTCCAGCTTCCCCCGTGCAcgggcagcccagctccagccctttGCATCCCTGTGGTGGAGGAAACTCCACAGTGCATGAAGAGGGGAGGGTGTCCTAGGCAGAGACTGTGGTGTCCCCACACACAGAGTGCACAGAAACAGTGAGACTATAGCAAAGGTCACTTCACTGCCTTGCTCGTGACCTGCTCCCAGGCAGTAAAACCACCACAAGTCTCTCAAACCTCCATCCCAAATCTTTCCCAAGTTTCCACCCTGCACCAGAGCACCAGAGCTCCAGGACCTGGGATTCATGTGTGGATTACTCCCTTGGTTTCTAGCATCACAGTTTCCTAGCACCTCAACCCACATTGCCAGGAGATCTGTTCTCCTGAGCCCTCTGCTCATCCACGCCTGGGCTGACCACCAGCACTGCAGAAGCCTCCAGCTCTGTCCCCCTTAACCAGACTGCAGGGGCTGCTTCCCAGGCAGCTCCGGGCTGGGAGCAAATGTTCCTCAAACTGAAGGCATCAAGAGGGGCCAACCAATGGgactgggaatttccaaatccTTGTGGATGCTGCCTCCAAGTTACAGTCACTGCTGACAGGAACAGGGTCGCACGGCTCAGTTCAACCCGCTGACCAGCACATTCCTTCCTGCAGAGGCCCCGATTCCCAGGACCCAGCGCAGAGGTACTTTGCAGCACCCAGCGTGGAAAGCCCCCGTGTCTGGGAAGGGGAGCTGGCTGCCAGGCACAACGTATAGAAATGTCAAAGAGCGACACATTCCCTGGGATGCGGGAAATAATTGCTGGAAGCCGGCGGCACACGAGCCGGGCAGGCTGCCTGCTGGCTGCTGCGCTGTCCCCGGCCTTCAGCGAGGCCAGTGGGAAGAGCAGGATCAGCACAACATGCTGAGAAGGGCAAGGAAACAGCTCCCCAGGAGTGCACGGGAGctggagccagctgggctgggagagggtcCTCAGCCTTGAAAAGTTTGCCTGATGCACACTCTTTGTTTCCCCAGATAGAAATTTGatttcccagcctggtgcaggTTAACCTTTGGTTGCAAGCATCACTGCAGAGTGATCCAGGTTTAAGGCAGGATGCTGAAAATGTTCAGGGGCTTAGTGAACAGGATGAGAGGGACCTGAGCAGATCCTGCAGCCTGGAGCAGTGCTCTCTTCCCTCTGCAGGGTGTGCAGTGCTGCACACAGTGCTTGCTTAGGCCCAAAATCAAAGGAATGGGCAAGTTTTGTGTCCCCGTGGAAAATGCATGGCCAGCATTGCTCAGTTCTCAGCTCCCCTGATCGAGGCACATGGGATCCTTTGGACTGTGGCTGTTGTGAGTGTGCAGTATGCACAGAATATACACGGGAGATGGCTCAGAGCCTGTCCCTCTGTGGCATGGTGGAGACCCCCATGGGGTGGCCAAGAATTgtgtgggacaggggacaaggcaAAAAGTGGGAGACACTTCAAGGAAGAGATGCTTAGCTGCTTgcacagtcctccaaacacagTGTCCCTCTCAGCTAGCTCTCATCCCTTCCACCAACCACAGGTACAGCCCCACCTCTTCCCTCAATACAGGAAGCACACCAATACTCCACCCAGAAATCCCATGGGTTCCTGTATGGAAGCATAAAACTCAGTGGAAACTACTGGCACCAACCCAGCCTTCAGTGAAAGTGGAGATGGAACGATCAGGAATCCTctcagggcagggagagcagcagctgccgaagcaggcacagcctgtgccagccaGGATGGAGCTCTGGGAGGTGGGAGATGGCTGGCTGGGACAGGCTCTGTCCAGGATGGACACGTGTGAAGACATTGCTCTGGCctgtgtgttggggaagatgaaaacggaaagccttataaatatgattgtctggcaaaagtttttgagaatatagaaactataagcgagattgaaatgaaagcaagctttgagatccctcagttactgaacaactggaaaacaatggtg
This window harbors:
- the LOC134431709 gene encoding C-C motif chemokine 16-like, with product MALRPFLLLLLLLAASLLIAQAQGIGSSALDCCLKNRPLKKEILGGVVTSYRQQGPESGCYLRSVVLITKRNRKICASPTDDTVLKLIQQLDKRAKNDKNRKKGQTQRPRGRPKKQRRQRV